The window agCGTCTCACAGATGATGCAGGTAGCATAGCATTGTTAGCCAACGTTTTATTAAACGGAAATCTGCAGTGAACAGAAAATAATACACATCATACAGAGAAAGTCCACATGTAGCTATATGAAGAATATGTCATCTAACCAACATATGATTTCCTATGAGTTATTCTATGTCATGTGTTGATGGCTCTAAAACAGGGACCTTGTCCTGTAGCAGGAACGGCTTCTATTGCCGATACAATCGAATCAATTGTCCTTTAGCCGGAGGCCAGGCTGTCCGGCGAACCTCAAGAAATCCATTCTGACGTGTTTCCTGCTGGCAGAGCGGCATGGAAGAAAACACGAGCCGCTCTCTGAGCGGAGATGAAACCCGAACTGTCAATCAAATATCTGAGAGCTCAGTACACAGAATGTAATACAGCACATAATGACATCaggacacagcagctgtgtgagagCACACGGGTCAGGAGGAGAGCCCGGCTTCTGGATGATGGAGAGCTCACATCCAAGCTGTAAATCAGCAACCACATCACAATCTGCGCTCTACTGTGTATGAGCTACACTGTGATATTAACAACATGATGTtggtgatgtgtgtctgtgccctttAAACATGCCCTTAATCTGATCACATGAGTCTGCAGTCAACATGAAGGAAGTTTCTTTtttgcatgcagtgtgtgtgtgtctgtgtgtgtctgtgtgtgtgtgtgtgtctgtgtgtgtctgtgtgtgtgtgtgtctgtgtctgtgtgtgtctgtgtgtgtgtgtctgtgtgtgtctgtgtgtgtgtgtgtgtctgtgtgtgtctgtgtgtctgtgtgtgtgtgtctgtgtgcgtctgtgtgtctgtgtgtgtgtgtctgtgtgtgtctgcgtgtgtgtgtgtgtgtgtgtgtgtgtgtgtgtgtgtgtgtgtgtctgtgtgtgcgtgtgtgtgtgtctgtgtgtgtgtgtgtctgtctgtgtctgtgtgtatgtgtgtctgtgtgtgtgtctgtgtgtgtctgtgtgtgtttgtttgtgtgtgtgtctgtgtgtgcgtgtgtgtgtgtctgtgtgtgtgtgtctgtgtgtgtgtgccctcacAGAGTGGTTGTGGAGTGCCTTGTTGTGAGTGTGCGCAGGCggtgagcctgtgtgtgagactgtttgtgtgtgaggctgcGTACAGCGTGTCGATACCTGGCGGACATCAGGTTGTACAGTAAGGGGTTAATGGCGGCGCTGAGGTAGAAGAGCACAGAGGACACGAGGTTAAAGTACTGAGACAGATAGTACAGGAAGTACAAGTGTGTGtcagggcgtgtgtgtgtgatgttgtgtgtggCATCAGGCGGGTCGGCGGGCGGAGGTTCATACGCCTGTGtgggttgttgtgtgttgttgttgttcggCCAGTTCTTCATGCTCTcggtgctgatgtgtgtgtgtgtgttgtctgccaGTCCTTCCAGTTGTGAGTCgttttgtgtgactgtgtgtgctttATGTCTGTCGGCTCCACTGcccagagaaagagagaatatGGTCCGACCCACATGAAAAGGGAGCCAGCACAGGACGAAGGCCAGGACGATGACTCCTGGAGgacaaaggacaaaaacaacacaggacACATGAAACTgatcactcatcagaatagatgaaaaccaagcagcagcctccggggctcagacctgaagcccatgcggaagtgtcaaacgtgtaattcatgccgcagccactaggggctggctccagcagcgagtcatttcccatagactcccatgttaaaatggccgacttcacagcagaaatgaacatgtttccagcctggtacaaaaaaccattctggtctcagatgataggttctcttctagtgtcagttgtactggggtgaattttttttacaacacacTCGTTTTGATTATATTCGGATTTAAAATTACTTAAAATTAATCTCTTTAATGCCGACAACGAGCCACTAGCTCCACTTTGAATTAACTTGGTGATCATTagtgtgtaaacatgtgtgtgtttttctcaccCAGCATTTTGACGGTGTGTCGGTGACTCTGGTCTCTGCGGCTGTTCTTTGGGCGGAGCCACAGCGTCCGTCCAATCAGGCTGTACACCAGCGCCAGGATGCAAAGCGGAACCAGGAAGTAGAAGTTGGAGAGGATCATCATGGCCGACAGCAGGCCGGAGGTGACGGCGTAGTGGGTGCAGCGGCACTCTCTCATGTCAGCGTCTCGTCCATGGCCTCCATCGACAccctctgctcttcctcctccttcgtcttccttcttcttgtttctCTGCGCTCCTTTAAagtcctccttctcttcttcatcctctccctcATTTGCACCACCCTTCATTTCCCCGCCCTCTCCGTCTTTCCTTTCGTTTAGTTCGGTTTCTTCTTTGTCTCCAAACCATCTGAACGCCTCAACTCTTTCGCTCCATTCCTTCGTCCCGTCTTCTCCCAGACTTCCATCCATCAGCaccaccctccctctctcctctccacctgTTAAGAACCCTCCTTGTTCTCCTGCCCAGCTACTCCACCCTCCAACCTCCTCCCTCCACTGGCTAAGCCCGAGTTCCTCTCCTCCGACTTCTTCCACACCGACCATGATCAACACCGGTGCGGCGCTGATGGCCGCACCCAGCCAGAGGCAGCCGATGACGGTCCTGGTTCTGCGCCGCGTCACCACCGTCTTGGCTGTGATCGGCCAGCAGACCGCAAGGTACCGCTCCAGGGAGAGGAAGGTGATGTGCAGGATGGTGCAGAAGGTGCAGCACTCTGAGAGGAACATGGTCAGTTTACAGACGAGGTCTCCTAAAAGCCAGGGCCGGGGCCTCCAGAGCTGGGAGAGGGAGTACCATTAATAACCATTAATAACTGTTAATAACTGTTAATAACCATTAATAACCATTAATAACCGTTAATAACTGTTAATAACCATTAATAACCATTAATAACCGTTAATAACTGTTAATAACCATTAATAATTAGCCTTCATGATTCCTGGAGTGAAATGTTATCAGCTCATTGAATGGCCGGTGTCATTggtcattgttttgtgtgtgtaccttgtaGAGATccagaggcagcaggaggagaatcAGCAGATCGCTGACGGCCATGCTGCTCAGGTACAGGTAGGTGGAGCTTCTCATGTGTGGGCGGAGCCAAACCACCAGAATGGTTAGTATGTTTCCCATCAGGCCAAACAGCATGAGTGGAATGTAAagtacagtcacacacactggaagaaaaacacagatataTTCAAACAAAGACGTTTACAGCTTCACTTTTCTGAAATATATCGTTC of the Parambassis ranga chromosome 8, fParRan2.1, whole genome shotgun sequence genome contains:
- the LOC114440006 gene encoding growth hormone secretagogue receptor type 1-like, with amino-acid sequence MDLMDVADIGSGCEDSSCGFLEDCPEQDCSWEEPMFGLIELVCVTVLYIPLMLFGLMGNILTILVVWLRPHMRSSTYLYLSSMAVSDLLILLLLPLDLYKLWRPRPWLLGDLVCKLTMFLSECCTFCTILHITFLSLERYLAVCWPITAKTVVTRRRTRTVIGCLWLGAAISAAPVLIMVGVEEVGGEELGLSQWREEVGGWSSWAGEQGGFLTGGEERGRVVLMDGSLGEDGTKEWSERVEAFRWFGDKEETELNERKDGEGGEMKGGANEGEDEEEKEDFKGAQRNKKKEDEGGGRAEGVDGGHGRDADMRECRCTHYAVTSGLLSAMMILSNFYFLVPLCILALVYSLIGRTLWLRPKNSRRDQSHRHTVKMLGVIVLAFVLCWLPFHVGRTIFSLSLGSGADILYYLSQYFNLVSSVLFYLSAAINPLLYNLMSARYRHAVRSLTHKQSHTQAHRLRTLTTRHSTTTL